Part of the Lampris incognitus isolate fLamInc1 chromosome 1, fLamInc1.hap2, whole genome shotgun sequence genome is shown below.
AAACCAAAGCGTAAGTCTCGAAGGTTCACAGCAGCAACGCCATTTCTTGCAGGGCAGTTGTGCAGTCGCCATGTTAAAAACAACGCCGAATAATCCGTCAACAAACAATCAAATTAACCTGTCCGAATTTCTTAATCTAAATTTGAGTCCTCTCCTTGTCCAAAGAGTAAAGTAGTCTGTGAAAAGACAGAAAATGTCCCGTTGAAACGACACGTCCTATATACGCTCCTGCAGTCGACGTATAATACTGAGCCAAAGAAAGGACTCTCTGGGTTGAGCACTCTGGGTTGAGATCGTTTCACTGGCCAACAGCGTCCCTTAGAGTTCAAAACGTGAAACGTCATAGAAGTCAAAATATAATGTCTCACCAGGGGAGATAAACACGACAGAACGTGTttataacacaacacacacacacacacacatacatacacacacacacacacacacacacacacacacacacacacacacacacgttgcatGTGTGTATTTTGGAAGCTGGACTTCAGTGAAAATAATGccacccccccatacacacacacacacacacacacacacacacacacacacacacacacacacacacacacacatacttcgcATGTGATGCATTTTTCGAGCAACATGAACTTCAGTGCAAATCGATGCTAAAATCCCTGCTGCTGACATCGAATAAAAAGTTTGGATAGAAATTCCATGGATTCAATATGCTAACTATCCTGACCTTAAGATAAACAAACCCGAATGCTCAACGTGAGATGAAATTCTATTAAGCACAGCTAAGGAACATATGGTAGGTAATTCAGAACCAGATGAAGCACATGACATTGAAAGCAGGGTAAACTCGGTACAAAACACACAGCAGGACATAAACACTGTCAGTGAAATATAAGCTGGTCACCGCTTGGTTCTGAAATAAAACGGCACTCACACGGCCTCATAGGTTGATATTCATATTGTCAAGACGTGCAGCATTCAAATGTGTTATGTTTTGACACTTGCATAACATTTTTCAAACACTGGCCCGTTGAACTAACCTCTACAGGAGAGTCTGGCTCATCCAGGATGTTCTTTTCATTCTGGATCCGCTGCATCGTCCCTGTacaactggggtccattatcagcACGTTCTGACTACCGGCTCTGCCGAACTTACAGTCACTCTTTCTGGAGTCAGTCGTCCTGCACACCTCGTAATTGTACACGTGCTGGAGAGTCCCTGTCCCCAAAGTGTCTGAGTAACGTGGTGGATAATAGGGAATCGCCGGCAGACTGGAATGATAGAGGATGCGAGACTGTCTCCATCTGTATATCTTCACTGATATGATGACCACTAAACAGGTGATGAAGAGAAAGGACACTACAGCCAAAGCCAAGACTAAGTAAAAAGTCAGGTTGTCATTGTACTCCTTGTCGTGCGTAAAGTCAGTGAACTCCGAGAGCACTTCAGGGAAGCTGTCCGCCACCGCCACGTTAACATTGACTGTAGCTGAACGAGAGGGCTGCCCGTTGTCCTCCACTACAACAGTCAGCCTTTGTTTCACAGCATCTTTATCAGTGACTTGGCGGATAGTCCTTATTTCCCCATTCTGTAAGCCCACTTCAAACAGCGCCCTGTCTGTGGCTTTCTGCAGCTTATAGGAGAGCCAGGCATTCTGTCCAGAGTccacatcaacagccaccactttagTCACCAGATAGCCCACATCTGCTGAACGAGACACCATTTCAGCCACCACAGAGCTGCTGGTCTGGACTGGGTACAGAACCTGAGGGGCGTTGTCGTTCTGGTCCTGGATCATTATGTTCACAGTCACGTTACTACTGAGTGGAGGAGAGCCTCCATCCTGCGCTTTAACAACGAAAGCCAGTTTCTGGATCTGCTCATAATCGAAGGAGCGTACTGCGTGGATAACTCCGCTCTGTGCGTTAACAGAAACATATTCTGAAGCCGGAGATCCGTCAATATCTGAGTTCTCCAGAACATAAGAAATACGGGCATTCTGATTCTCATCGGGGTCTTTAGCCATTACACTCAGTACAGAGACACCTGGGGAGTTATTCTCTGCAACAAAGGCATCGTAAACCCCCTGCAGAAATGCTGGGGCATTATCATTAACATCGGAGACCTTAAGATGAAAGGTTTTCTTACTTGATAGTGGAGGCGATCCTCCGTCTATGGCAACTACAGTGATGTTATATTCAGAAACAGCTTCACGATCTAACACAGCATCAGTTACCAACGTGTAATAATTCCTTAAATTCGATTTAATCTTGAAAGGTGAGTTTTTGTCTATTGCACACGTCACCTGTCCGTTATCACCAGAATCCGAGTCTTTAACATTTATTATTCCAACTGTTGTTCCAGGAGGGGAGTCCTCCGACACGGGACTGGTGAATGACATGACATTTATGACAGGCGCGTTATCATTCACGTCAATCACGTCAACTATCACCTTACTAGAATCTGTTAAAGCTCCCTGGTCTGTGGCGTCGACGCGTATTTCATATTTTCTTTCCTTCTCATAGTCAACCTGCCCTGACAGAGATATCGTACCTGTCGTCTTGTCAATCTGAAACAACGTAGCCACGTTGCCCTGCATTGAGGACAGAGAATAATAAATCAGACCGTATGATCCGCTGTCCGCATCACTGGCGTTCACGGTGGTGATATAGGTCCCCTTTGCTGCGCTTTCCAACACGCTGGCCTTGTAGATCGACTGGTTAAAAACAGGTGCGTTGTCATTAGCATCCAGGACAGTGATGTCTATATTGATGGTGCCAGATCTCTGTGGAGATCCTCCGTCCACCGCGATCAGCTTGAGAGACAGACTCGGGTGCTCCTCTCTATCTAACGCCTTCTGAAGCAACATCTCGGCATATTTCTCACCGTCAAGATTCGAGTGCTGTTTCAAAACAAAGTGGACATTTTGGGATAAAGTGTAGTCCTGCAGACCGTTCACTCCCACATCGGGGTCATTCGCTGTCGGTAATACAAACCGTGCGCCCGGGAGCGCAGCTTCCCCTATCGTCAGCGTCATATCATGCTGCTGAAAAGCAGGCGAATTATCGTTCACGTCCAAAACCTCAACTGTGATGTGATGCAGCTCCATCGGGTTCTCTAAAATCATCTCCAGGGCGAAACTACAGGGCGTGATGTCGCCACAAAGCCGCTCTCTGTCTATTCTCTCGTTCACCACCAGAATCCCTTTGTCTGCCCTCAGCTCGGTGTACTGTGTGGATTCTCCCGTCACGATGCGGGCCCGGCCGGATCGGAGCCTCCGCAGGTCTATTCCCAAGTCTTGTGCTACGTTACCGATAAGAGAGCCCTTCTTCATCTCCTCTGGGATGGAATACCGAATCTGGCACCGGACCGGTGGACTGAGGATTAGCAGAAAAACAAGCAATCCGTTTTGCCATCGCAGGCTCGAAAGAAAACGCCATTTCCGGTGCAGAAGCCGCCCATTCGCATTCATATTGTAAAAATGCCTTTAGGTATAGACGACCTGCACTACCAGATATCCTCGCGGCAATATACTGAAACACTATGCATCAGAAACAACTGTACGCAATAAAATCCACAACGGCCTCTGCGTGCAAATTCATCTAGCGTCTCGTCATACGTAGTTCATCTCATTTAGATTCATGAGGGGAGGGTATTCTGTGACTCATAACAGACACTTTTTTTACTGACCAACAGCGTCCCTTAGAGTCTGAAATGGGTTATGCACTGCACCATAACGTCCGCCTGCTGTCAACTTCCACTGATACAACCACTCTTTAGCCTATGAAAATAACCTGAAAGTGAGCCTGCTTCACACTTCATTTGCATAATGATGTGTAATATTATGCAATTATTCCCTTCATAATGTATAGCAAATATGTTTTACTACGGAGTTTCTTTTCAGTTAACACCACACACCATTTTCGTAACACATCCTTTACAATTTGTAATACAAACAGTTGCACCCAACCAAAAAAGGGGACTGAAGCTTCATATTATGtcgctgtccacttaactggtgCTGAAATGGACCGAACAGCGTTACGTAAGCTTCATTTCCTAAACTACATTCATACCATGCAATGTGCAATCACTCATTAATGAATAATAACAAACAAACGGCCATCGATGACAAGTCGACTGTTACACGCTCATAtttttttctcaaaaaaaaacaaaactgtaaaAACGATTAAATTACCATTTCATATCAATCCAAAGAACTCACCTCTACAGGAGAGTCTGGCTCATCCAGGATGTTCTTTTCATTCTGGATCCGCTGCATCGTTCCTGTacaactggggtccattatcagcACGTTCTGACTACCGGCTCTGCCGAACTTACAGTCACTCTTTCTGGAGTCAGTCGTCCTGCACACCTCGTAATTGTACACGTGCTGGAGAGTCCCTGTCCCCAAAGTGTCTGAGTAACGTGGTGGATAATAGGGAATCACCGGCAGACTGGAATGATAGAGGATGCGAGACTGTCTCCATCTGTATATCTTCACTGATATGATGACCACTAAACAGGTGATGAAGAGAAAGGACACTACAGCCAAAGCCAAGACTAAGTAAAAAGTCAGGTTGTCATTGTACTCCTTGTCGTGCGTAAAGTCAGTGAACTCCGAGAGCACTTCAGGGAAGCTGTCCGCCACCGCCACGTTAACATTGACTGTAGCTGAACGAGAGGGCTGCCCATTGTCCTCCACTACAACAGTCAGCCTTTGTTTCACAGCATCTTTATCAGTGACTTGGCGGATAGTCCTTATTTCCCCATTCTGTAAGCCCACTTCAAACAGCGCCCTGTCTGTGGCTTTCTGCAGCTTATAGGAGAGCCAGGCATTCTGTCCAGAGTccacatcaacagccaccactttagTCACCAGATAGCCCACATCTGCTGAACGAGGCACCATTTCAGCCACCAGAGAGCTGCTGGTCTGGACTGGGTACAGAACCTGAGGGGCGTTATCGTTCTGGTCCTGGATCGTTATTTTCACAGTCACGTTACTACTGAGTGGAGGAGAGCCTCCATCCTGCGCTTTAACAACTACCTGCAGTTGTTTAATTTGTTCATAATCAAAAGAGCGCACTGCATGTAAAACTCCCGTTTCAGAGTTTATGGATATATAAGAAGAAACCGGACTACCACCGATCTGTGTGTCCTCCAGTAAGTATGAAATCCTAGCGTTTTGATTCCAGTCAGAGTCTTGTGCGCTGACTTTAAATATGGACATGCCCGGGGTATTGTTCTCTGTGACGTATGCAGATAAGATACTTTTATGAAACAATGGAAAATTATCATTTACGTCAGATATTTTAAGGTGTAAAGTTACTGTGCTAGAGAGGGGAGGAGACCCTGAGTCAGTCGCTTTTATAGTAATGTTATACTCCGGTATAGTTTCCCTGTCAAACGCTGCATGGGTAATAAGATTATAATAATTTGTCAAAGACATTTTGATCTTAAACGGAAGATTGTTGTCTATAGAACACGTTATCTGCCCATTCCGCTCAGAGTCCGCATCTTTAACGTTAATGACAGCTATCGTGCTGCCTATGGGAGCGTCCTCAGACACGGGGCTGGAGAAAGACATCACGCTTATAACTGGGACGTTATCATTCACGTCAATGACGTCAATCATGACTTGACTTGTGTCCGTAAATCCGCCCTGATCTTTAGCTTCAACTCTGATTTCGTATTTCTTATCTTTTTCAAAGTCTATCTGGCCTGCAACGGATATCATGCCCGAGTTTTCGTCGATAACAAATATGTCCCCTATGCCTCCTCTCAGCTTTGAAAAGCCATAAGTTATATGGCCATTGGAACCACTGTCTGCGTCGGTAGCATTCACGGTGGTTATATACGTGCCAGACGATGCGTTCTCCATCACAGAAGCCCTGTACATGGTCTGATTGAATATGGGTGCGTTATCGTTAACATCCAGGACAGTGATTTCTATCTGTACCGTACCAGACCGCTGCGGATTCCCGCCGTCCACCGCCATCAGCTTTAAAGACAAGCGCGGCTGCACTTCTCTGTCTAACGGCTTCTGCAGCACCATCTCGGCGTATTTGCTGCCATCCGGATTAGCGAGCTGCTTCAACACGAAGTTTTCATTCGGCAGCAAAATGTATTTCTGCAAATCGTTTGCGCCCACGTCAAGGTCCTCGGCGCTCTCCAGCACAAACCGACCACCAATAACGGCGGATTCGCTGATCTCGAATTTCAGCTCACCGTTTTGAAACGTCGGAGCATGGTCGTTTATATCGAGGACTTCAACGATGACACGGTGAAGCTCGATGGGGTTTTCTAATATCATTTCCAAGCTGAAGCTGCACGGCGTGACGTCACCGCAGAGCTGCTCTCTGTCTATCCTCTCGTTCACCACCAGAATCCCTTTGTCCGTATTCAGCTCGGCGTAGTGAATGCCGTCCCCCGTCACGATACGGGCCCGGCCAGAACGGAGCCTTTTCAGGTCCAGTCCCAAGTCTTGGGCTATATTACCGATCACAGATCCCTTCTTCATCTCCTCGGGGATAGAATAGCGGATCTGGCCACACGTTATGTGAATGAGATATAACAGAAATAGAGCCACTTGCCTCATCATTCTGACACACAAACGCCATCTTATTCCCTGAGGTTGAGATTTCCCCACCATGGCAAGAAAACAACAATCAAATATATCTCCGGGGAAAAGAAGGAAAAACCGATAGGAATACTGCAAAACCACGAACTGCTAATTGATTAGGGATAACTGATAAGTCCAGCAGTGATTTGACTTCGGCGTGAGACTGGCTCAACCACGTTTGAAGAACAACGACTCTTCTCTCCTCTTAGTGCAACGATCAGGGAGGGGACTCCACTGACTGAATAAACTGACAACATATTGCATTGCTTGACCAACAGCGTCCCTTAGAGTCCACTCTAGACATTGAAAATATAAAAAAAGATACTGGTGTGATTTATTGCATGTCAGGAAAGACTCCAATGTAGATAAATGGGATATTTATATTCTGTACGTAAGCAAAAAGGgcgatcgatcgatcaatcaatcaagttgcattttataaagcgcttttctagctgtagcagccactcaaagcgctttatatTTCTAGTCAAATCTCAATTTGCATATGCATTGCTAAAACACCGAGACAAAAAATAACTGTGAAAAAATATATTTCATTCCATGCCAAAACTGCAAAGTAAACACACTATATCCTCAGAATTTGAGCAACGCAATGACATATACTTGTTAACCAGCTTTCTGGGACGCAGAAAACAGCAGTGGATAATGAGATTTGTCACACAAAACAAGGATTAAGATCGAAGGAATTTTCAGATCATCATCCGTGATAAACTGCCCGTTCTCTCATATACTACAATAGCC
Proteins encoded:
- the LOC130126354 gene encoding protocadherin gamma-A8-like encodes the protein MAFVCQNDEIRYSIPEEMKKGSVIGNIAQDLGLDLKRLRSGRARIVTGDGIHYAELNTDKGILVVNERIDREQLCGDVTPCSFSLEMILENPIELHPVKITIQDQNDNAPQVLYPVQTSSSLVAEMVPRSADVGYLVTKVVAVDVDSGQNAWLSYKLQKATDRALFEVGLQNGEIRTIRQVTDKDAVKQRLTVVVEDNGQPSRSATVNVNVAVADSFPEVLSEFTDFTHDKEYNDNLTFYLVLALAVVSFLFITCLVVIISVKIYRWRQSRILYHSSLPVIPYYPPRYSDTLGTGTLQHVYNYEVCRTTDSRKSDCKFGRAGSQNVLIMDPSCTGTMQRIQNEKNILDEPDSPVEVSSLD
- the LOC130126345 gene encoding protocadherin gamma-A11-like, with the protein product MNANGRLLHRKWRFLSSLRWQNGLLVFLLILSPPVRCQIRYSIPEEMKKGSLIGNVAQDLGIDLRRLRSGRARIVTGESTQYTELRADKGILVVNERIDRERLCGDITPCSFALEMILENPMELHHITVEVLDVNDNSPAFQQHDMTLTIGEAALPGARFVLPTANDPDVGVNGLQDYTLSQNVHFVLKQHSNLDGEKYAEMLLQKALDREEHPSLSLKLIAVDGGSPQRSGTINIDITVLDANDNAPVFNQSIYKASVLESAAKGTYITTVNASDADSGSYGLIYYSLSSMQGNVATLFQIDKTTGTISLSGQVDYEKERKYEIRVDATDQGALTDSSKVIVDVIDVNDNAPVINVMSFTSPVSEDSPPGTTVGIINVKDSDSGDNGQVTCAIDKNSPFKIKSNLRNYYTLVTDAVLDREAVSEYNITVVAIDGGSPPLSSKKTFHLKVSDVNDNAPAFLQGVYDAFVAENNSPGVSVLSVMAKDPDENQNARISYVLENSDIDGSPASEYVSVNAQSGVIHAVRSFDYEQIQKLAFVVKAQDGGSPPLSSNVTVNIMIQDQNDNAPQVLYPVQTSSSVVAEMVSRSADVGYLVTKVVAVDVDSGQNAWLSYKLQKATDRALFEVGLQNGEIRTIRQVTDKDAVKQRLTVVVEDNGQPSRSATVNVNVAVADSFPEVLSEFTDFTHDKEYNDNLTFYLVLALAVVSFLFITCLVVIISVKIYRWRQSRILYHSSLPAIPYYPPRYSDTLGTGTLQHVYNYEVCRTTDSRKSDCKFGRAGSQNVLIMDPSCTGTMQRIQNEKNILDEPDSPVEVSSTGQCLKNVMQVSKHNTFECCTS